The Echeneis naucrates chromosome 23, fEcheNa1.1, whole genome shotgun sequence genome has a segment encoding these proteins:
- the LOC115036817 gene encoding endoplasmic reticulum-Golgi intermediate compartment protein 2-like, translating to MRRLSRKKALSLVKELDAFPKVSESYVETSASGGTVSLLAFTTMALLAVLEFFVYQDTWMKYEYSVDKDFSSKLRINIDITVAMKCQHVGADILDLAETMITSSGLQYESVVFELTPQQRLWQRTLLLIQSRLREEHALQEVLYKTLLKGAPTALPPREDTSMEPLNACRIHGHVYVNKVAGNLHITVGKPIHHPQGHAHIAAFVSHETYNFSHRIDHLSFGEEIPGIINPLDGTEKITQSNNQMFQYFITVVPTKLNTYKVSADTHQFSVTERERVINHAAGSHGVSGIFVKYDTSSLMVTVSEQHMPLWQFLVRLCGIIGGIFSTTGMLHGLVGSCFDIFCCRFKLGLYRPREEVQLHHQMNNLNNHQIPLQDDNVPHQ from the exons ATGAGGCGTCTGTCGCGAAAGAAAGCCCTGAGTCTGGTGAAGGAGCTCGATGCCTTCCCCAAAGTGTCGGAGAGCTATGTGGAGACCTCAGCATCAGGAGGAACCG TGTCACTGTTGGCTTTTACCACCATGGCACTTCTGGCTGTCTTAGAATTCTTCGTTTATCAAGACACTtggatgaaatatgaatattcaGTTGACAAGGATTTTTCCAG TAAATTGCGAATAAACATTGACATCACAGTCGCCATGAAATGTCAGC ATGTCGGAGCAGATATTCTGGACCTGGCTGAGACTATGATCACATCCAGCGGCCTCCAGTATGAATCT GTTGTTTTCGAACTGACTCCGCAACAGAGACTGTGGCAAAG GACACTGCTTCTCATACAGAGCAGGCTGAGAGAGGAGCATGCTCTTCAGGAAGTCCTTTACAAAACGCTCCTGAAAGGAGCTCCCACTGCCCTGCCTCCACG GGAAGATACCTCCATGGAGCCGCTCAACGCTTGCAGGATACATGGACATGTCTACGTCAACAAGGTGGCGGGAAACCTGCACATCACTGTGGGAAA GCCTATTCACCATCCTCAGGGTCATGCCCATATTGCAGCTTTTGTGAGTCATGAGA CGTACAACTTCTCCCATCGGATAGACCATTTATCTTTTGGGGAGGAGATACCAGGCATCATCAATCCTCTGGATGGCACAGAGAAAATCACCCAAAGCA ACAACCAGATGTTCCAGTACTTCATCACAGTGGTTCCCACCAAACTCAACACGTACAAGGTTTCTGCAGATACACACCAGTTTTCGGTGACGGAGCGG GAGCGGGTGATAAACCACGCAGCGGGCAGCCACGGCGTTTCTGGCATCTTTGTGAAGTACGACACCAGCTCTCTGATGGTGACGGTCAGCGAGCAGCACATGCCCCTGTGGCAGTTTTTGGTGCGACTGTGTGGCATCATTGGGGGCATATTCTCCACCACGG GGATGCTCCACGGGCTCGTCGGCTCCTGTTTTGACATCTTCTGCTGTCGCTTCAAACTCGGCCTCTACAGGCCCAGAGAG GAGGTGCAGCTGCACCACCAGATGAACAACCTGAACAACCACCAGATTCCTCTGCAGGACGACAATGTTCCTCATCAGTAG